TTGATGTTAGACAATAATTGGACTTGcatttaagttatatattattgagCCAATAGTCCAAcagatgataaaataattgaacatatctgattaaaatattgataagCTGTCTGTGAGTAACTAACCAAATCAAAATGTAAGTTCGTTTTTATATTATTGGATCTATGCTAACTTAGGATCTATGAGGTGACTTATAAATATGAGGTCAAGATCAAAAGACAAGTACGTTCCACTCACGCTCTACTAGATCTAAATACTCAATAGTAATAACAATTCACTGAATATTCAATTGTGAAGAGAAACTCCTCAAATACATGCCTAACTTAAGCGTCAGAGTACATTTTATAGATATCTCTTCCCTTTGATCAAGAGTACAACTGAACAGTCCATATTGAATCGAAACCGAACAGTCCAAGCTAAAAGCGAACAATCCAGActaaaaacaagtaaaagagACACGCGATTCAAGCATCGAAAAAGATTAAAGTCACCTAAGAAACGTTAGTCTATCGAAACACACTAATGACAgtacatttcttttttcttcttatatatgCTATTCTATTCTATAACAGGTACTTCTGTTTTCAATGTTAGTCAAGTAAACTGCAGTAATGAATTCGAGAACTAAAAACAGATTGGTAAATTAATGTTTGTACAGAGGGGCATTTGctgatgattatggattaaTTCCTAGAATCGAAAAAGACACGAAAGAGGAAGAAAACCACAAATGTTTGGTGCCCCATACTCAGTTACTTGGAGAAAGACACTTTTAGGGTCTTCTCTCTATATGATTTGATGTTTCAAAATGACAGCAAACAGTTTCAGAATTGAGACATAAATCTCATTAATCATTATGCTGATTCTTGAGCAGTAACACAACAATGATCGCCATGAAATCTTAGATGCATGCTACCCACAAAGCTTGTGGTTGATGGGTCGTATTCATCAATTTTGCAGATAGCATTCCATAATTGCTGCCAGAACCCTCTCTTCCTTTCACTCTCCACCAATAAGTCTTTGCTTTTATCTTAAGGAGGACACTAACTacccaaaaaaaattcaaattaaaactcaaatttttcATCACATTTATGAAATATCATTGGACGTAACAtttaaatatagatttataatATAACATGGGTTGTAATCCCACATCCATTATAGAACTAAAATTATGACCTTACCTTTTGTgcacttaaattaaaattaaaatttattttttaacatgagTTACaacttattttagttaaatttattgttttatacaatatttgttgtttgttaaatttaatttaacatttattattatcatatcactcattaatatataattttaccttcaagatatatttaaatctctatttataaactattttgtaaaattaaattatttttaatatagtctaaaaatttcataaatacaTTACACCTTCAAACTTAAGTTTTATAAGTGTATATCTATATGTAGAATCATATCTTTCATTTATATACAGTGAGTGGCACATGGTACTATAAATATCACATCacatatcattttaatttaacatgtgataaatttttttattttattaaaattgaaaaaagatcataaattataacatctcaatataatactaataacaaaattgattgtatcaaaattttttaaataaaaaataaattgagaagaaagaaaagagactaattgagatttttcaacatcaataaaaaaaagagtgcataatttaaccttttattatttacttacatctcattattttttttattgtaacttTCTATCCTTTTATACCTAAAAATaactattacttttttttaaaagctaAAGAAAGTATTTTGTAAGATATATAGTAGTTAAAaggagtatttttttttttgggaagaGTATCCGTTTGCTGCCCgcaaaactttttaattttaatatttcatgtatgtttatatgtttttttttttgcatcaaTAAAAAAAGATCACTTAATTTATATCTCTTACATGTTTGTGCCAAAAGtgtaacaataaataattttattattttatacttaaatatGGATGACTTTATTTCTTAGTTTGGATGAAATCCTTTTATAGATATTGATTTTTACAAAGTCACGTTCACACACTTGTGATGACTcataatcttaattaaatagtttaagaTTAATTGTGCTGGGAGAAACTCCATATGGATGTTTAATTGTTTGCTTACATTATGCTATACTTAATCTTTGTAATTTaggtgaaaatatatttaacatgcagagtgaaagaaggagaaatggTGGGAAGATTATCTGACTGAAGTTGTCCGAAAATACTAAGAATTAGAAAAGAATGACTGAGGTTGTCCCACCATCCATTTCTTAATTGATTGATCTCTTGCCTACCCTACCACTGCACTTGTTCATCACTCACtactttttcctttctcatgcTGCAATCACTGTATATATAGATGCTTCTCTTCTCGTCTCTTCTCACCACAAACAAACAATTCTATTCTCTTGGTGGGCTATGGACAATAACGAGGAAATCCCTTCAACACCTGCCACACCAGGCACTCCAGGTGCACCTCTTTTTGGAGGTTTCACCAATGCCACCAACAGGTCTAATAACAAGAACTCTCTTCTCAAGAGTTGTAGATGCTTCACTGTGGCGGATTGGAGCATAGAAGATGGAGCTTTACCACCCGTCTCATGTTCTTTGCCACCACCTCCTCATGTTCCTTTGGCAAGAAAGATTGGTGCTGAGTTCATTGGAACCTTCATTCTCATGTTTGCTGCTACTGCCGCTGCCATTGTCAACCAGAAAACAAACGGCTCTGAGACCCTCATAGGTTGTGCTGCCACCACTGGTCTCGCCGTTATGATAGTCATCCTCGCCACTGGTCACATCTCTGGTGCTCATCTCAATCCAGCTGTCACTCTTTCCTTTGCTGCATTGAAGCACTTTCCTTGGAAACATGTGTGTACAAActcttattattttagttatttattctatgataatatttttcttcattgatATATGTGATCATATGTGATTATTAAACTGCAGGTACCTATGTATATTGGTGCACAAATTTTGGCATCGATTTGTGCTGCATTTGCTCTTAAAGGGGTTTATCATCCTTTCATGAGTGGTGGAGTCACAGTTCCTTCTGGAGGATATGGTCAATCTTTCGCTTTAGAATTCATTATTACCTTCAATCTAATGTTTGTTGTCACAGCAGTTGCCACCGACACTAGAGCTGTAAgtctatttttcttctctttatgcttccatacattatttattttatgttccaTGATGTCTTATTGATTCTATGGATAATTTCAAATCTTACACTATGCATGAAAATTGAATACAAGTGTGAGGGAGGTTGCGacaaatccaaaaaaatattattgttgtgagagtgaaagaaagagagatttaGCTGTTCTGAGGCACATGAAATTTGTTCATACATGAAGTTGTATATAATAAGTTTTCCAGTGAGATTATTATGTTTTGTTCGTATTTTAAGCATTTGAAATCTTAAACTACAGTAATATTTTCCTATTATGAACATAAAACTCCAACATCACCACTCTTATTTAAAATCAAGCACAGATCTAGAAAGATACAATTACCgggaataaattaaatttaatactaATTAACAGTTTTTGCAGAAAAACAAAGCTGACACCTGTTTTAACaaataaagtatgatgcaaaaaaaaatacatgtattcgtatttatacatatataagtATAAGAATATGTATATACAAAGATTCCATCTTATGCAGCATCTAAATCCGTGATCGATATATAATTACAGGTGGGAGAACTGGCGGGAATTGCGGTAGGAGCCACTGTGATGCTCAACATCCTTATAGCAGGGTATGTCCCCATTATGTTTTTTGTGAATTATTCAAAGTacctaaaaaaacaacaaaagttattaaaaaaaaatttatcagaTCGCCCACTTTActaaataacatatattcttACAAAATTAAGTACATGAACTTGTCATGATacttattttctcaattttattaactgaatattaaattgaatattttttataatcttaaaaactaaataaagatGAGAACTTTAAGCAACTGGTAAAATTTAATGGAATAGCtccttacaaaattaaaaattatataataattttgaaaaggcAAACTAAATAGTTCACACTTATAATTTCAGATGTTATTTTAGAAGTAACTTTTAGTATAcatcaattttgagaaataataGAGTGCATTTGAACATTCAAgctaatgaaaataaataattcttttttgtatgataaatttaaccatttataaaattctaaccATTTAACAATgacatataatttttattagagaAAGATGGGAAGATAATAGATAAGagaaatttaatacattttttttttcattttctcttaaaaaaagaGAAGGTTTTGGTTTTTGTAAAAGAGTTTCAGTGTAAGATCATATTTCTTTTTGGTAAGTCTCTTGTTAAATAGGatacaaaatttcattcaagttttgattaatttctcttttatctaaTAGTAGAAttgaatttaagattttaattaattaaaattttataggtCATACAAGGAAttgttttaatgaaataaaatttaaaatgtaatatttattttttgtttaaatttttatcttatgtTTTAAAAGTGATGTTTAAAAACAAATAGTTACATATTCACTTCTGAAATACAACTGTTCTATACTTAATGAGTTCCAAACATAccaataattttctaaaaactaCGTTTTTTTAATCCcccttaaaaattttaaaatagatggATTACAatgcaaattattttatttgtttctaaaCTTATTTCAGTTacctttaaaaaattttaaagtaaaggTGATCCAAAATAACTTTgaaagtatatttattattatattatggtAATTTTAGCCACTTAAATCTTATGGTGAATATGTCACTTCTTTTTCACTTTAAGCTTTAAACGAaagtcattttttataattattttatgaaaaaaaaaacatataaccCTATTATTATTTGCACAAAATAAAGAACCTTTCACCCCATTAGATACTGCTAAGCACTTTTCCAATCCAAAGTTCTCAGTTTCAAAGAATTTTTAACTGTTTCAAAAGCTGTtttttaacaaatcacaaaaacaaaGTTTCTTAAAACTGTCATGaaagtttaaatatgtttaacagGCCAGTATCAGGCGGTTCAATGAACCCAGTAAGAACACTAGGTCCTGCTGTTGCAGCAAACAACTACAAAGCTATATGGGTTTATCTGATAGCTCCAGTACTTGGAGCTTTAGCGGGTGCAGGTACTTACACTGCAGTAAAACTGTCCGAAGAAAACGATGATGCCAATGCAAAGGCTTCAATCAGCTTCAGAAGATGACTTGTCCCTATTGTCATCAGTCTTCATACCGTCTAAAGATCCAACTTGGAAACTGCAACATGCTAGATACTTACTTTCAGATGATAATACATAGATATTGTAGAAAGCAATCACGAAAAAATTTGGTTAGTGTATAAATTGTGAATGGAAGTGTATGATGTATTTAATGTATGGTATTAATAAATGGTGTGTGGTGccttctatttttattttctttttaatcttaaaaaggaatgtaaaatttgactaattagttattaaaaatgaacaaattcatATTCAAAGTcgataaaatcttaaaaatatcttCAATTATATGGTACAGAAGCATGTGAGAAAAAGGttgtaaaaataacggttttatCTATCTAAATGACAAAGGTTATAGCTGTGTTTGGGTTAGAGATTTCATATACAAAGAGTTACACAATTTGATCAATGTAGCTAAGTCCAGTTAATGGAAAGAATTTGCGATTGAGTGAGATAAAGGCAATGAAGATAACAGAAAGAGATCGtaaatgtttgaaaatgaattgcagatggaagagaagaaaagtaaTAATAAGGTCTGTAAAGAGAAGCAATTAACCATGATAAATACACAAAtaaaaacaggaaaaaaaaaaaaaaagaggagaaaagagTTACCGAGATCAAACAAGGGAAATGGCACGCGTGTGAGGAGGCGGAGGAGATCGGAGCCAGAATgggaagagagagagagcgaATGAAGCGATGCAGACGCCGAGGATGTTGGCAAGGGCGTCCCTGAGAGAAGCCCCCGAAGAGCGGAAGTAGCCGAGGTGATCGGCGGCCTCTTTGGCGGCGCCGGCGAAGAGAGAGAGGAGTGATCCGATGGAAATAGCGTGGGGGCGGTATCGTGTGAGAGAAGCAAAGGCGTAAAAGAGAAAAGTGAGGAAGAAAGACATGAGAAGGTGATAGAGCTTGTCGATTCCCAGCCACGGATCTGAGactccatcttcttcctccattCCCCCTTTCTCTCTCCCACtctctcaataaaaaaaacgtgatattttttattagatcaaaattatttttttctttgctttttaacttttttg
This DNA window, taken from Vigna radiata var. radiata cultivar VC1973A chromosome 5, Vradiata_ver6, whole genome shotgun sequence, encodes the following:
- the LOC106759649 gene encoding aquaporin NIP6-1; this translates as MDNNEEIPSTPATPGTPGAPLFGGFTNATNRSNNKNSLLKSCRCFTVADWSIEDGALPPVSCSLPPPPHVPLARKIGAEFIGTFILMFAATAAAIVNQKTNGSETLIGCAATTGLAVMIVILATGHISGAHLNPAVTLSFAALKHFPWKHVPMYIGAQILASICAAFALKGVYHPFMSGGVTVPSGGYGQSFALEFIITFNLMFVVTAVATDTRAVGELAGIAVGATVMLNILIAGPVSGGSMNPVRTLGPAVAANNYKAIWVYLIAPVLGALAGAGTYTAVKLSEENDDANAKASISFRR
- the LOC106759650 gene encoding uncharacterized protein LOC106759650, translated to MEEEDGVSDPWLGIDKLYHLLMSFFLTFLFYAFASLTRYRPHAISIGSLLSLFAGAAKEAADHLGYFRSSGASLRDALANILGVCIASFALSLFPFWLRSPPPPHTRAISLV